One genomic segment of Natrononativus amylolyticus includes these proteins:
- a CDS encoding DNA-binding protein translates to MSQPETTPHEVEGRWKWPNWGRGPYDALSSVMLGAPFEGHLELSTDVDGEPWVFEVRYSKSGIAPRLSDGIDAERLYEWDIVGRGRGQKKASYNISPRFAGMRHYETGDPLRLPWENQVGEVDGVDVEYHLSNIEPDRGLKLLPEFFVAIFEHAGERINSNYFREEPHEASVMWAYERYVRMLREWARKLSSSGVLHKVMLYLAEEEGVKAELKIDNEEEINHQNRLVLNPESASRLLPGHTYGRKLEVYLLADPNAVSKDHPSYHPKVEVLVNKKMNGGESWAWADRHEVTRQIEETIMNALHWEDIPLSPDGSGVYVPDDHFDAVSRDDPVELYEDPTPRLEAKADHLLLTTLRDMGETAWDVTETVATDGGATVDGLAEQLGKHPATIYRAISDLGEIFDLEDGQLSFRVRKYQEELRALVESAEYAIESYADRIQHVMGLADHVAESSPFQKWLAENGAELEFDQEGNPKRLRIDTILSMLKGNSYESARRVAQEAIDAWRHSGNDVLHFSDVQMVWRQPGGGHDSRRVGKLATW, encoded by the coding sequence ATGAGTCAGCCGGAAACCACGCCCCACGAGGTCGAAGGCCGCTGGAAGTGGCCGAACTGGGGTCGCGGACCCTACGACGCACTCTCGTCGGTGATGCTCGGCGCGCCGTTCGAGGGTCATCTGGAGCTGAGTACCGACGTCGACGGCGAACCCTGGGTGTTCGAGGTCCGGTACAGCAAATCCGGTATCGCCCCGCGGCTGTCCGACGGGATCGACGCCGAACGGCTGTACGAGTGGGACATAGTGGGTCGCGGTCGCGGCCAGAAGAAAGCGTCCTACAACATCTCGCCGCGATTCGCCGGGATGCGTCACTACGAAACCGGCGACCCGCTACGGCTCCCGTGGGAGAACCAGGTGGGCGAGGTCGACGGCGTGGACGTCGAATACCACCTGAGTAACATCGAACCCGATCGCGGCCTCAAGCTGCTGCCCGAGTTCTTCGTCGCGATCTTCGAACACGCGGGCGAGCGGATCAATTCGAACTACTTCCGCGAGGAACCCCACGAGGCGAGCGTGATGTGGGCGTACGAGCGGTACGTCCGGATGCTTCGGGAATGGGCGCGGAAGCTGTCGTCGTCGGGGGTACTCCACAAGGTGATGTTGTATCTCGCCGAGGAGGAGGGAGTGAAAGCGGAGCTGAAGATCGACAACGAGGAGGAGATCAACCACCAGAACCGGCTGGTTCTCAATCCCGAGTCGGCCTCGAGGCTCCTGCCCGGCCACACCTACGGCCGCAAACTCGAAGTGTATCTGCTGGCCGATCCGAACGCCGTGAGCAAGGATCATCCCTCGTACCACCCGAAGGTGGAGGTGCTGGTGAACAAGAAGATGAACGGCGGCGAGTCGTGGGCGTGGGCCGATCGCCACGAAGTCACCCGGCAGATCGAGGAGACGATCATGAACGCGCTGCACTGGGAGGACATTCCACTGTCGCCCGATGGCAGCGGCGTGTACGTTCCGGACGATCACTTCGATGCAGTGTCTCGAGACGACCCGGTCGAACTGTACGAGGACCCGACGCCGCGCCTCGAGGCGAAAGCCGACCACCTGCTGTTGACGACGCTGCGCGATATGGGCGAGACAGCGTGGGACGTCACCGAGACGGTCGCGACCGATGGCGGCGCCACCGTCGACGGCCTCGCCGAGCAGCTGGGGAAGCACCCGGCGACGATCTACCGGGCGATCTCCGACCTGGGCGAGATTTTCGACCTCGAGGACGGCCAGCTATCGTTCCGGGTTCGGAAGTACCAGGAGGAACTTCGCGCGCTCGTCGAGTCGGCGGAGTACGCGATCGAGAGCTACGCCGATCGGATTCAGCACGTGATGGGCCTCGCCGATCACGTCGCGGAGTCGTCGCCGTTCCAGAAGTGGTTAGCGGAGAACGGGGCGGAGCTCGAGTTCGACCAGGAGGGGAACCCGAAGCGGTTGCGAATCGACACCATCCTGTCGATGCTGAAGGGCAACAGCTACGAGAGCGCCCGGAGAGTCGCCCAGGAAGCGATCGACGCCTGGCGACACTCGGGGAACGACGTGCTGCACTTCAGTGACGTGCAGATGGTCTGGCGGCAGCCTGGTGGCGGTCACGATAGCCGTCGGGTCGGGAAGCTGGCCACCTGGTAG
- a CDS encoding tyrosine-type recombinase/integrase, which yields MQLETYDNADGRRVRLTETERDRLLAVYDDEPTKQVALAFMARCGCRVREATDVRPGDVYQGDETGQWFLRIPEGKGEKERQTPMPTALAGMVRVLSQGLEPDDRVLEVTPRTVRRWVGSAAAELAEREDDDRWRYVGPHDLRRTWGHLALEAEVLPSVLMQWGGWDDYETFQRHYLGKHSESVQAREAKKVNWL from the coding sequence GTGCAACTCGAGACATACGACAACGCCGACGGTCGACGAGTCCGACTCACCGAAACGGAACGCGATCGGCTCCTGGCGGTATACGACGACGAACCGACGAAACAGGTCGCGCTCGCGTTCATGGCTCGCTGTGGCTGCCGCGTTCGTGAGGCAACCGACGTCCGTCCTGGAGACGTCTACCAGGGCGACGAAACCGGCCAATGGTTCCTGCGGATACCGGAAGGCAAAGGCGAGAAAGAGCGCCAGACGCCCATGCCCACGGCGCTCGCCGGGATGGTTCGGGTTCTCTCGCAGGGGCTCGAGCCCGACGATCGCGTCCTCGAGGTCACCCCGCGAACGGTTCGACGATGGGTCGGGAGTGCAGCTGCGGAACTCGCCGAGCGGGAGGACGACGATCGGTGGCGGTACGTTGGGCCGCACGATCTCCGCCGGACCTGGGGGCATCTGGCGCTCGAGGCCGAGGTCCTTCCGTCAGTGCTGATGCAGTGGGGTGGGTGGGACGATTACGAGACGTTCCAGCGCCACTACTTGGGAAAGCATTCAGAGAGTGTGCAGGCTCGAGAGGCAAAGAAAGTCAATTGGCTCTGA
- a CDS encoding matrixin family metalloprotease, which yields MKTKTVFLIFVVLVTLSGCTSLTDTGESNQLESEDSDLETPDKPTNDSSSTFDDGIEETNNNGTETPVTTSSETNDSDSNPEPQVHPDNPYEKESLTIAVDNNEVERDKMYLINESLEYWENNSETYAGYPIEYNLQPDSENPDVKITWTDNLGSCGGSLDRIAIGCAPIVNESVPDTVSITVETGYTDNTTRTVLKHELGHTLGLDHDDEPQEIMSETVTAIERETHVDTVVVWNTTDHDRELIIDQLESGFEYYEEWSVENLETNVSVSISDVESKSESSDFDYRIIIEDDENACEDGSYTCRLYHPDIFEGEHSYTVIVANPVEEQMAWIGMNHLNAISGEGDLYPDPLIDADAEYTISEWWDDE from the coding sequence ATGAAAACGAAAACGGTCTTTCTAATCTTTGTAGTACTGGTAACTCTCTCTGGGTGTACTTCACTCACTGATACAGGGGAGTCGAATCAATTGGAATCGGAGGACAGCGACCTTGAAACACCCGATAAACCAACAAACGACTCTTCATCAACCTTTGACGATGGCATAGAGGAAACGAACAATAACGGAACAGAAACTCCTGTAACGACATCATCAGAAACGAATGACTCCGATTCCAACCCAGAACCACAAGTCCACCCAGACAATCCTTATGAAAAGGAGTCGCTAACGATAGCGGTTGATAACAACGAAGTTGAACGAGATAAAATGTATCTCATCAACGAATCACTCGAATATTGGGAAAACAACAGCGAGACGTACGCAGGTTATCCGATTGAGTATAATCTACAACCTGATTCAGAGAACCCTGATGTGAAAATAACGTGGACCGATAATCTCGGTTCGTGTGGTGGTTCTTTGGACCGCATTGCAATAGGATGCGCACCAATAGTCAACGAAAGTGTACCCGATACAGTTTCAATCACTGTTGAAACAGGATATACTGATAACACCACTAGAACCGTGCTGAAGCACGAACTCGGCCACACTCTTGGTCTTGACCACGACGATGAGCCACAAGAGATCATGTCTGAAACCGTAACTGCGATTGAACGTGAGACTCATGTTGACACCGTTGTAGTATGGAATACAACGGACCACGATCGCGAGTTGATAATTGACCAGCTTGAGTCCGGCTTCGAATACTATGAAGAATGGTCAGTTGAGAATTTGGAAACAAACGTCTCAGTGTCTATCTCGGACGTAGAGTCTAAATCAGAATCGTCTGACTTCGACTACCGGATAATCATTGAGGACGATGAAAATGCCTGTGAAGACGGTTCTTACACTTGTCGCCTTTACCACCCCGATATATTCGAAGGCGAGCATTCCTATACGGTAATAGTTGCTAACCCTGTAGAGGAACAAATGGCTTGGATCGGAATGAATCACCTCAACGCCATCTCTGGTGAAGGCGATCTATATCCTGATCCGCTAATCGATGCAGATGCAGAATACACAATCAGTGAATGGTGGGATGATGAATGA
- a CDS encoding type IV pilin produces the protein MNFAKKLIGNEEERAVSPVIGVILMVAITVILAAVIAAFVLDMGQSQSGTANAGVSISESGGDYTIQLTDSGNSEYVVLSGVSEGTGDCHADSDSFGEDAGDCVLENVGDSATTSNPDGSVVAVAGDDRNVINNWP, from the coding sequence ATGAACTTCGCAAAGAAACTGATCGGCAACGAGGAGGAACGGGCTGTGAGTCCGGTTATCGGCGTCATTCTGATGGTCGCCATCACCGTGATTCTCGCAGCAGTGATTGCAGCGTTTGTGCTGGATATGGGACAAAGCCAGAGTGGCACTGCTAATGCAGGTGTTTCGATCTCTGAGTCAGGTGGTGACTATACCATTCAATTAACGGACAGCGGCAACTCTGAGTATGTTGTTCTATCCGGTGTAAGTGAAGGGACTGGAGACTGTCACGCAGACTCTGACAGCTTTGGCGAGGATGCTGGTGACTGTGTGTTGGAAAATGTTGGTGACAGTGCAACGACCAGTAACCCTGATGGTAGTGTAGTTGCCGTTGCAGGAGATGACAGAAACGTCATCAACAACTGGCCCTAA
- a CDS encoding type IV pilin, producing the protein MNFAKKLIGNDEERAVSPVIGVILMVAITVILAAVIAAFVLDMGQSQSSTASAGVSVDHSTEQTLVQLTDSGNSEKVNVRASIVDDSGLSNTDTEAKIVEDELDSVGDRSKIYVEDGGSDEDEGSLVEVRITAVAESGDDENVVLSNDFEMVVVDSEP; encoded by the coding sequence ATGAATTTCGCAAAGAAGCTTATCGGAAACGATGAAGAGCGGGCCGTGAGTCCGGTTATCGGCGTCATTCTGATGGTCGCCATCACCGTGATTCTGGCGGCTGTGATTGCAGCGTTCGTACTAGATATGGGACAAAGCCAGAGTAGCACTGCTAGTGCAGGTGTTAGCGTAGATCACTCTACAGAGCAAACGTTGGTGCAGCTAACCGACAGTGGGAACTCTGAGAAAGTGAATGTACGCGCTAGTATTGTTGATGATAGTGGCCTCTCTAACACCGATACAGAGGCTAAAATAGTTGAAGATGAATTGGATTCAGTAGGCGATCGATCCAAGATCTATGTTGAAGACGGCGGCTCTGACGAAGACGAAGGTTCGCTTGTTGAGGTGCGAATTACGGCCGTTGCAGAATCTGGTGACGACGAAAATGTTGTCCTCTCAAACGATTTTGAAATGGTTGTTGTAGACAGCGAACCCTAA